GTGTCGAGCGCGCTCGTCAAGCTCGCGCCCGGCGTCGAGTCCGCCGCGGGATGGTCCGCCGCCGGCCCGCTCACCCGCGCCGCCCACCACCTCGTCCGCGGCGCGGCCCGGGACGCGGTCACCCGGCCGCAGCGCCAGGCCGCCCAGCGCGCGTTCCTCGAGACGGCCGCCGCGCGCGGGATCGTGTCGGTGCACGAATGCGCGGGCCCGGACATCTCCGGCGAGGAAGACTTCGCCGACCTGCTCGCACTGGCCGACCCGGCGCTGCCCGAGGTCGTCGGCTACTGGGGCCAGCTGGACGGCCTCGAAACCGCCCGCCGCCTCGGCGCGCACGGCGTCGCCGGAGACCTTTTCGTGGACGGGGCCCTGGGCTCTCGCACCGCCGCCCTCACCGCGCCGTACTCCGACGAGCCCGGCACCTCCGGCTCCCTCTACGCCGACGCGTCGGTGATCGCCGACCATCTCGTCGCCTGCACCGAAGCCGGGCTGCAGGCGGGTTTCCACGTCATCGGCGACGCCGCGGTCGGCGAGGTGGTCGAAGGATTCCGGCTCGCCGAGAAGCAGATCGGCCAGCGCTCCCTCGCCGCGCGGCACCACCGGCTGGAGCACCTGGAGATGGTCACCGCGGACCAGGCGCGCGCCCTCGCCGGATGGGGCGTCGTCGCGTCCGTGCAGCCGCTGTTCGACGAAGCCTGGGGCGGCGACTCCGGCATGTACTCCGAACGCCTCGGCGCCCGGGCCGCGGCGCTCAACCCGTTCGCGCAGCTCGCTGCCGAAGGAGTCGTGCTCGCCTTCGGCAGCGACGCGCCGGTGTGCGCGGTGGATCCGTGGGCGTCGGTCCGCGCGGCCGTGCACCACCACACTCCCGAAGCGCGTCTCTCCGCGCGCGCCGCGTTCACCGCGCACACGCGCGCCGGACACCGCGCGGCGGGCGTCAACGACGGCGTCACCGGAAGCCTCGTGCCGGGCGCGCCCGCGCACTACGCGATCTGGGACGCGGCCGACCTCGTCGTCGCCACGGCGGACAGCCGCGTGCAGCGCTGGTCCACCGATCCGCGTTCCGGCGTGCCGCCGCTGCCGAGGCTGGAGCCGGGCACGCCGCTGCCGCGCTGCCTGCGCACGGTCCGCGGCGGCACGGTCATCTACGACGAGTTCACACCGGCCGCTTAGAGTTCCGGGTGTGGCAGTGAGCGTGGCGGACGCCGATTCGGGCGTTCCGCACAAGACCAAGCGAAAGCGGGCGTGGAAGCCCTGGCTCGCGCGCGTCCTGGTGACGGCGGCGACCGGTTACGGCTACTACCTCAGCTTCGCGCCGCGCCCGCTGTGGTGGCTGGCCCCGCTGGCGTTCGCCGCGTTCGCGCTGGTCCTTCGTGGACGGTCGTTCCGCGGCGCGTTCGGGT
The nucleotide sequence above comes from Amycolatopsis sp. AA4. Encoded proteins:
- a CDS encoding amidohydrolase, whose amino-acid sequence is MNDSTTLLLGGRVYTPSSPDATAMAVSGGTVVWVGQDAPARALHPDAEVVDLDGAFVAPAFVDAHVHATSTGLHLTGLDLTAVRSSAELLAAVRGAVVPGQVLLAHGWDESSWSEQRLPSRAELDDAAGDTPVYLSRVDVHSALVSSALVKLAPGVESAAGWSAAGPLTRAAHHLVRGAARDAVTRPQRQAAQRAFLETAAARGIVSVHECAGPDISGEEDFADLLALADPALPEVVGYWGQLDGLETARRLGAHGVAGDLFVDGALGSRTAALTAPYSDEPGTSGSLYADASVIADHLVACTEAGLQAGFHVIGDAAVGEVVEGFRLAEKQIGQRSLAARHHRLEHLEMVTADQARALAGWGVVASVQPLFDEAWGGDSGMYSERLGARAAALNPFAQLAAEGVVLAFGSDAPVCAVDPWASVRAAVHHHTPEARLSARAAFTAHTRAGHRAAGVNDGVTGSLVPGAPAHYAIWDAADLVVATADSRVQRWSTDPRSGVPPLPRLEPGTPLPRCLRTVRGGTVIYDEFTPAA